A window of Streptomyces sp. SAI-127 contains these coding sequences:
- a CDS encoding I78 family peptidase inhibitor has protein sequence MAPIPTPPAEPQDSPDTYVGLDSASAERIARERGWPTVRSLPPGAIITMEYRQGRLNFEVKDGRVARAWKG, from the coding sequence ATGGCACCCATTCCGACACCGCCCGCCGAACCCCAGGACAGCCCGGACACCTACGTCGGCCTCGACTCCGCCTCCGCCGAGCGGATCGCGCGTGAGCGGGGCTGGCCGACGGTCAGATCACTGCCGCCGGGGGCGATCATCACGATGGAGTACCGCCAGGGCCGGCTCAACTTCGAGGTGAAGGACGGCCGCGTGGCGCGGGCCTGGAAGGGCTGA